From Proteiniborus sp. MB09-C3, the proteins below share one genomic window:
- a CDS encoding class I SAM-dependent methyltransferase gives MSNYYGEKLNSQKLFQVYETQIPRIKQYLQAEIDFAKKNLSKTQRVLELGAGYGRIVRELAPHCGSIVGMDISEKSVELGKAYLKDYPNASMVVMDVHNMEFSKPFDIIFCLQNGLSAMRADSTVIHKILETLVPGGTAYFSSYSAKFWDFRLKWFEEQAAKGLLGEIDYAKTQNGVIICKDGFRAIIHSPADFQKIGEESGYPYQVQEVDESSVFLIIHKN, from the coding sequence ATGAGCAATTACTATGGCGAAAAGTTAAATTCTCAAAAGCTGTTTCAGGTGTATGAAACCCAAATTCCACGTATTAAGCAGTACTTACAAGCGGAGATAGATTTTGCCAAGAAAAACCTATCAAAAACACAAAGAGTTTTGGAGCTTGGAGCCGGATATGGTCGGATTGTTAGGGAATTGGCTCCCCACTGCGGCTCTATAGTCGGGATGGATATCTCGGAGAAAAGCGTTGAGTTAGGCAAGGCATATCTCAAAGACTATCCCAACGCGAGCATGGTTGTGATGGATGTTCACAATATGGAATTTTCTAAGCCCTTTGATATCATTTTTTGTCTGCAAAACGGGTTGTCTGCCATGCGTGCTGATTCCACCGTCATTCACAAAATTCTTGAGACATTGGTACCAGGAGGAACGGCCTATTTCAGCAGCTACAGTGCTAAATTTTGGGATTTCCGCCTTAAATGGTTTGAAGAACAGGCCGCTAAAGGGCTTTTGGGGGAAATTGACTATGCCAAAACCCAAAATGGCGTGATTATTTGCAAGGATGGCTTCAGGGCGATTATCCATTCACCCGCGGATTTTCAAAAAATCGGTGAGGAGTCGGGCTACCCCTATCAGGTGCAAGAGGTAGATGAGTCCAGCGTGTTTCTTATTATCCATAAAAACTAA
- a CDS encoding FeoB-associated Cys-rich membrane protein, whose protein sequence is MATAIIGILIGAAFVGVSYYTYKHRKKCSSCCSGCSSNSECHK, encoded by the coding sequence ATGGCAACAGCTATTATTGGTATTTTAATAGGAGCAGCATTTGTAGGTGTCAGCTATTATACCTACAAACATAGGAAAAAATGCAGTTCCTGCTGCAGCGGATGTTCGTCAAATTCTGAATGTCATAAATAA